ACAAAATGTTACATTTACTATATGGTTTTTCTTAAATACATTTTCATGACATCAactatcttaattattttatgagcttattcatgatttattttaatttattttctaattatttatgaaaaaatcaacgccggtccctaaaaatagaaaactgTTGACTTGAcgattcacatttttttttttgaaatccatAAAAATAGAAGACTTATTGGCTAGGTGATTtgtgaaaaaaactaatgtgcaTCCCCAGTCTGATCCATAAATGCATCTATCAGGTAATCCGTGTAATCTGACAAATCCTTATGTAGCTATAACAGATTCACATGTAACTGCTCATAATAATCATTATTGCAAGTACgactatattattttactttgatgAATTAAGACCTTGCATTGTGATGGATGGTCCTATTGATTGGTTTGCCTGGCATGAGGTCACTGACCTaccaatatttgtttgattgtaACTAGCATCAACAAGGTTCTGTCGTCATATGGCAGAGTTATTGGTTTTGATAAGATTAGTTTTCGTTACAATAGTCTTGGTCTTATTAACATCTTAATTGGTACAAGACAAAGCCAAGCAGTGTGTCCTTTTGTGAGGAAAATATTGAGCATGTTAATCATCTTTTCCTTCATTGCTTTGAAGATAATCGTGTAAATTCTCTTCCCAAGGCATTGTCCAATAAAAACATGAGCATAGGGATATAATATTAGATACATGAATGATTGACTTTAGTGTAagtaaaaaattgttaaaaaatatactacATAGTCAATCATGAGCATCATATGAAGGGATAAAGTATTAGATATATGAATAATTGACTTTATATAAGTAAGAAATTGTTAATAAATATGCTTCATAGCAGTTGATTACACGTAGaattttacttatttaaaatatatttattattaatgaaagatatttttattttttttatttttaatatttttttatatatgattaatgaatttagtttttaattaataaatccaaaataaatataaaattcataaaataaaaatattttgtaaagaaaataataacccATTCTATATTATTATGGAATAAGCATAACATACAGGTTCAGCAACCTCtttatttatgaaaacaaatacGACAGAGGAAATAACGATGAGAACATGTCAAATATAATCGGAAATCGCAGGGCTACTGCTCCGTGTCTTGTTCTTGTCCGACTAGAATGCTTTCTGAAGATAGTCGACAACCTTCTTGTCCAGTTGGAAGGCCTTGGCGAGGACATCAGGATTAATGGGTGGATCCGATCCAAACACCGCATTCGCAATTGTAATTACACCAGGGTTCTGGCTGCTTAAGCCGGCGAAAGCAAGCGCTTTGGTTTTTCCCACATTGAATTGGAAATGAATGAGTCCAAttggaaacacaaaaacatctcCAGGTTTTAAGGCTTTGGTGATTAGGCGATTATCTCCGTTAGCCAAGTTTGACGTAACAAAGCCAACATAGAGGGTACCCTCCACAACTACTATGATCTCAGTGGCGCGAGGGTGAGTGTGGGGTGGGTTCAGGCCATATGGAGCGAAATCAATGCGAGCGAAGGATATGCCAAGAGTGTTGAGTCCTggaattttttcaatattgacaGCAGTGACATTTGAACCAACACGACCGGAAGTGTCCCCTGGAATGTTGAGTCCAGAAGAGAAGAAATCCTTTTCAGTAACATCCTTTGGGTCCTTGCAGAATTTGCCATTCACAAACACTGCATGAGAAAGACATTCGATACCCTTAAAAAGTCATCAATCAATAGAGAATATTGAACATATATATCGGAAAGTAAAGGAATAATAAAAGATATACAGGATGCATGATATTTTCAGTGTAATACTATCATGTAACTCTTAACGAAATACTTCAAGAGCGCATACCACCATCGGTTTCATCCACTGCTACACAGAAGTCCTGAAGAGGACTAGGATCGAAGGCAGAGGCAAATGAAGAAGCCAGAGCCAAGAGGACAAAAACTAGTACAAACTTTAGCCCTTCCATTAGATTCCACGCTGATTTTTCTTAAGGAGATGGGTGAGATATCTTGCATGGATGCTAGGTTATTTATAGATTGGAGTCATTGAATTGGTCGGCGTTATCTCTAAATGAAGCCGACGAAGACTTGCTTGAGTGTTTAGTACGTAGTTGCTCGTTCTTTGATCGCAGTGATGAAACCGATTGACAAGATAGTAGAAATCACTCTAAATTCCTCCATAGATTCAAAAAACTTGACAATATCAATCATATGCCAATATTTTCCTGATAAGACTGTTTCCAGCATGATACTTTTCCTTTAAGTTAACAGGATTGGGTGCAATGCCTCGAGTCACAAGGCTTTGTTGAAGATATCTGGTGAAAATATCAGAGTAGGTCGAGAACTAAAGATTGTTAGGTGACAAAATGTTTGTGGTCCTGGGGTAGTTAGTTCAATGGAAGTTTCAGATGATTTTAAATGGATATAAGGTTAATCGTCGTTGATTATTCCTAGATGTAATTGCGTGactttttttaccaatttgtttttttttttttttttttttttttttttttttttttttttttttataaatgttctTTGCACATGGCGAAGCCACCAATCTCTCCATTGTCCCTTAAAAACATCTATTGGAGTTTAtagtcaaaatatatattcatataatCTGATTTTATAGTCAAAccgtttatatatatagacacttATATAATGATCTctatttaatacttttttggataatgataaatttttttattgaaaatttgttGTTAGTCAGAAAATAACTTAACTGATAgcaagaattattaaaaaaaaaaacaaaaatccttatttctttaattattttgatttaatattattagatcATATACATTAACTTATCTATAAAACATAACCtgtatatgtaaaatatttctCGCTAGCCcgtaacaaaaagaaatagacGAAATAAagttatatatagaaaaatatcttttcatattaggttgaacctcaaaaaaaatcaagatttattttataaatttaatactaTCCATTAAACATattatctccttttcttttctatatatcACTATGTACACTCATTAATTTAGTTTCTCATCAAAATGGATTAActaataattgatttaaattcttacttcattatttaaattaaagaggttaatctcaaaaaacaaaaaagcggATGTTGATAACAATTAATGTCACtagaaattatttgaaattttatgatcatgaatattaataataattgttttagaaaaactaattattttaaaaaacaatcatgatgttattgttgttgttgttgttattatgaTTTGATGAACATGAATCATTTTGGACTAATcggaattttataatttgtttatttatatttgtttgtgaCTGATTTGTGTCTGCAAATTATGTCACAAATTCCCAGCaataaattcatgatttttaatttataatcgcTAGAATTCTATCACAAATGCGCTTCGCGacgtcaattatttttttttatcaattgttttttaacacaAATCCATCACAAAGTGCCTTTTTGAGCGAATTTTGCTTGGCTATGACCGAAAATTCTATCACAAAAATGGTTGTTTTTGAAGCCATGGAGACCAAACGAGGgtcattgattatttaaaacTATATCATTAATTGACCAATTGAActactaataaatattaatatctttgacattttttattaattttttttttggatagtgGAAATGATTTTTCCTAGATATAATTGTGtgatttttattacaaaatattttgaagtcactaattaaagtaaattaaattaaaaacaacctaATCCTTCTCTTGAAGTTAGTGTAACCAAAGAGAGAGAACATTATCCATTGTAACATATCGTTCCAtaatgttctctctctctctgtttttgtttttttaaaccaattatcttttaatttgtttttttattttagtggcTCAATTTTTGTCTTATAAGTTGGTCCTTTAATATTGCATTAATTTAGGTTTAGGCACCACGAGCTGTTGTGTCTGAcattactttgtgcttaatttttttatcaaataaatagggatggtgaaaTTCAAACCCGTAAccgcttggttatcaaggctctgatactatgtcaaagaaccatccaatagtttaaactgttgggtaaggtcccaagatatgatttatattattctctaacagtcCTTCTATGAATGAGTATCTTAAGGTATAGAGAAAATATTTGGTCAATTGATTAATGTTtggtttgataaaatataatataattttatttatttaaaataattagagcTTTTACACTAAATTTGAAGCTTAAATAAATGTTTATCCTCTTCAAATTTACTACAATCAGGGACTTGGTTAAATAAACAGGGGAAaaatttaggtattttttttatgctcgacttcttttctcttttaattaaatccttccatattaagtttttttgggTTCGACCTAAATGGTTTATATTGGTTGCCAAGATATGAGGATGTAGCAGTATCAAGGAAAAAGTTTAATGCTTGGTTGatgctcaatataaaaaaataaaataaaattttattaatttaaaataattaaggctttaaagattaaatttgaaactaaaataaatatgagggacaaaaataaacaggcagACAGTGAAACATTGGATGGTGAGTGCAGTCCACACACCAATAAGTgaagaaaattgttttgttttggcgGCACCTTCGACTTTTTACGATGTCGAAACGCCACCAATAGGGATGTACTGTCGTTGgttgttttttctcatataatcAAATGAAGCcacaaatttttctttctattttaaaatgttgCTAGCAATACGTgaatattcttttctttgtataaaaaaatcaaatttggttcAGCCCATGGTATAGCATTGGACACAAATCTAGTAGGCCactatgatttttcttctttcatctaaaacattaacaataactaattgAGGAGAGAAAATCATTGTtcccatccatataaagtattGTTCATTGGAAgaatatccttttttatttttattttttttaattttatcctttaatattggatttattagggattatttttcataatttgttttgttttgctttttataaagttatcataatcttatgaCCCGAGTCACGAGTTTTACAGGTTAACTCTGTTGAATcgatttttttatcctatttgtaattgtttttttttttaatttcatccttcaccTTTTaggttgattgataattaaggttcataatttatttttgtttgcttcctttaaggttatcataatctcatgatTTGAGTCAagagtttgacatgttaaatcaggttgacatgatttttttcctttttaattgatttttttatttcatcctttaattttggattgattaggaattgagctttgtagtttgttttgatttgttttctattgggttatcctgAATTTATGATCCATTCTTGGCAGGTTAACCctggttgacttgagttttttttgtcattttactgattg
This window of the Populus trichocarpa isolate Nisqually-1 chromosome 13, P.trichocarpa_v4.1, whole genome shotgun sequence genome carries:
- the LOC112326061 gene encoding germin-like protein subfamily 1 member 7, coding for MEGLKFVLVFVLLALASSFASAFDPSPLQDFCVAVDETDGVFVNGKFCKDPKDVTEKDFFSSGLNIPGDTSGRVGSNVTAVNIEKIPGLNTLGISFARIDFAPYGLNPPHTHPRATEIIVVVEGTLYVGFVTSNLANGDNRLITKALKPGDVFVFPIGLIHFQFNVGKTKALAFAGLSSQNPGVITIANAVFGSDPPINPDVLAKAFQLDKKVVDYLQKAF